The following coding sequences lie in one Spinacia oleracea cultivar Varoflay chromosome 1, BTI_SOV_V1, whole genome shotgun sequence genomic window:
- the LOC110782821 gene encoding glucan endo-1,3-beta-glucosidase-like — MRTHYFMFLLVSFLFFSLFSLSHGAPVGICYGSVANNHPPASTIVSLLQSNAIQTVRIFNPHPEVLQSLSNSGINLMIGVPNEMLPSLATNSVEFSVQWLQSNIFNHFPATQIKYLTVGNEVFIKDPYNTQFVVPSISNLHKALQTLNLDQMIKISTPHATCVLANSFPPSNGTFNPEILPQMIPLLQYLQQNDSPFMVNVYPFFSYINNRKDIGLDYTLFNSQGVMLDNELYYDNLFDATLDSFVAAMDKVGFRGVRVVVAETGWPTAGGEAACPENARMYNGNIVRRALGDVGTPMRPGVGVEVFLFDMFDEDEKNGEEYEKHFGVFGLNGIKAYDVSFT; from the exons ATGAGAACCCactattttatgtttttacttgtttcttttcttttcttctccctCTTCTCCCTTTCACATG GTGCACCAGTTGGAATATGTTATGGAAGTGTAGCAAACAACCATCCACCAGCATCCACAATAGTCTCCCTCCTCCAATCCAACGCGATTCAGACAGTTCGAATCTTCAATCCACACCCAGAAGTCTTACAATCACTCTCAAACTCGGGAATTAACTTAATGATTGGAGTTCCAAATGAAATGCTGCCATCATTAGCCACAAACTCAGTTGAATTCTCTGTTCAATGGCTTCAATCCAACATTTTCAATCATTTCCCAGCAACCCAGATCAAATACTTAACAGTTGGTAATGAAGTATTCATCAAAGATCCATATAACACCCAATTCGTAGTCCCAtcaatttcaaatcttcacAAGGCATTACAAACCCTAAATCTGGATCAAATGATCAAGATCTCAACCCCACATGCTACTTGTGTTCTTGCTAATTCTTTCCCACCTTCAAATGGGACTTTTAATCCTGAAATTTTGCCACAAATGATCCCATTGTTGCAATATTTGCAGCAAAATGATTCCCCGTTTATGGTAAATGTGTACCCTTTTTTTAGCTACATTAATAACAGGAAAGATATTGGGTTAGACTATACTCTGTTTAACTCTCAGGGTGTGATGTTGGACAATGAGTTATATTATGACAACTTGTTCGACGCCACGTTGGACTCGTTCGTGGCGGCGATGGATAAGGTGGGGTTTCGGGGGGTTCGAGTGGTGGTGGCGGAAACTGGGTGGCCGACGGCTGGCGGCGAGGCGGCGTGCCCGGAAAATGCTAGGATGTATAATGGGAATATTGTTAGGAGAGCATTAGGAGATGTTGGGACTCCAATGAGGCCTGGTGTTGGAGTAGAGGTATTCTTGTTTGATATGTTTGATGAAGATGAGAAGAATGGGGAAGAGTATGAGAAGCATTTTGGGGTGTTTGGGCTTAATGGAATTAAGGCTTATGATGTTAGCTTTACCTAA